TTCCAGCAGGTCGTCCTGCAGATAGGGATTGCGGCGGACTACCCAGATGTCGCCCAGCACCTCGTAGAGCATCCGCGCCGAGCGGCCGGTGCGGCGCTCGCCGCGCAGTTCGTGGAGGATGCGCCAGGCTTCCTCGCCGAGCAGACGGATGACAATCTCGCGATCCGAAAACGACGTGTAGTTATAGGGGATCTCGCGCAGGCGCGGCGGGGCGTCCTGCGCTGCGAGCTTGGCGTCGAGCACGAGTGGGGCATTCATGGGCGGGACCGCTTCGAAACTGCGCACGGGGACAGTGCGCGTTTTTCATTAAAGCGCGATTGTACTGCACCGCTTCGTTTTGCTGCGCCGCACCATCGGCGTTTCGGGCCAATAACCCCGGAATTTGTCAGGAATCGCGCGCGGATTGCATGCAATTCCCGACTTCCGGCGCATTCAGAACCACTGGCGGATCGCCTCGCCGGCGCCCTGCCAGAACGAATCCGGGATCCAGAGCAGGCTGGCGGTCATGACCAGGTAGCGCAGGAACTTGCCGATCGCCATATAGAACAGGCTCGGCCAGAACGGCATGCGCAGCCAGCCGGCCAGTGTGCAGAGCGGATCACCTATGGCGGGCAGCCACGACAGCAGCATCGTCGGCGGGCCGTGGCGGCGCATCCAGCGCGAATATTTCTTGTCCAGCTTGGGCTTGTGCGGCTTGCGCGGGTGCGGCCGGTGCTCGGCGTGCTCCACCTCGTGCTCGTGGTGCTGGCGGTGCTGGCGAAAGCGCACCACGGCCAGCTTGGCCGCGTAGCCCAGCCACCAGTCGATGGCGCCGCCCACCGTGTTGCCAGCCGTGGCGACCAGCACGGCCGGCCAGAACATGTCCGGATTCAGCTTGACGTAGCCGAACACGGCCGGCTCCGAGCCCAGCGGCAGCAGCGTGGCCGAGATCAGGCTGACGACGAAGATGGCGGGCAGTCCCACCTTGGGCAGGGCAACGGTGTCGAACAGCCAGTCGAGAAAGGCTTCCATGGGCGGCGCGTGGGCCAGGCCGCCTGGCCGCGGGCCCCGGAGGGCAACCCGCATGGCAGGGCCTGAGGATTTGTGATTTACTTTTAGAGCCAGTTGCGGCGATTCGTTCACTACGCCGCGCCGGCCGGGGCAAACCCGGCAGCACCAATATCACGAAATAGCCGTCTCAACCAAGCGGCAGTACCGCGTCGTGGCCAGTCCCGCGCAGTCATCCATTCGGGAATCGGCGGAGCTGGCCATGCGCGCACACCCCACATGGAGACAAGCATGGCCATTCCGATCCGCCTGACGGTCAACGGCAAGCCCGTTGACGCCCAGGTCGAACCCAACACCCTCCTGGTCCAGTTCCTGCGCGAACAGTTGCGCCTGACCGGCACGCACGTGGGCTGCGACACCGCGCAGTGCGGCGCCTGCACCGTCCACCTGGACGGCCAGGCCGTGAAGTCGTGCAACCTGCTTGCCGTGCAGGTCGACGGCGCCACCGTGACCACCATCGAGGGGCTGGCGCCCGATGGCCAGATGCACCCGGTGCAGCAGGCATTCCGCGAATGCCACGGCCTGCAGTGCGGGTTCTGCACGCCGGGCATGGTCATGGCCGCCACCTCGCTGCTCCAGCACCAGCCCAACGCCGACGCGCAGGCCATCCGCGAGCAGCTGGACGGCAACCTGTGCCGCTGCACCGGCTACCACAACATCGTGCGGGCCGTGCAGAAGGGGCAGGCGATCATGCAGGGCCAGGGCACGCCGCAGCAGAGCGACCTGGCCGCGGCCAGCGCCGAATAACGGAGACCGACATGAACGCACCCGAAAAGCACCCGTTCATCGGCACGCCCGTCCTGCGCAAGGAGGACTACCGCTTCCTGACCGGCAACGGCCAGTACACCGACGACGTCACGCTGCCGCACCAGAGCTACGGCTACTTCCTGCGCTCGCCGCACGCGCACGCGCGCATCCGGTCGATCGACACGCAGGCGGCGCGGTCCGCGCCGGGCGTGATCGCCGTGCTGACCGGCGACGACATGGCCGCCGACAAGGTGGGCGGCCTGCCCTGCGGCTGGCTGATCCACAGCATCGATGGCACGCCGATGAAGGAGCCGCCCCACCCCGCCCTGGCGCACGGCAAGGTCCGCCACGTGGGCGACCAGGTGGCGCTGGTGATCGCCGAATCGCTGCAGCAGGCGCGCGACGCCTCTGAGCTGATCGACGTGGACTACGACGAGCTGCCCGCCGTGGTCAGCCCGGCCAACGCCGCGTCGGCCGCCACGCTGGTCCACGACGACGTGCCCGCCAACACCTGCTACACCTGGGGCCACGGCGACAAGGCCGCCACCGACGCCGCCTTTGCGCGCGCGGCCCACGTGACCACGCTGGAAATCGTCAACAACCGGCTGATCCCGAACGCGATCGAGCCGCGCGCGGTCAACGCCAGCTACACCCGCCAGGACGACAGCTACACGGTCTACGTGGCCAACCAGAACCCGCACGTGGAACGGCTGCTGATGGGCGCCTTCGTGCTGGGGCTGCCCGAGTCGCGCCTGCGCATCATCGCGCCCGACGTGGGCGGCGGCTTTGGCTCGAAGATCTTCCTGTACCCCGAGGACGTGGCGCTCACGTGGGCGTCGAAGAAGGTGGGCCGGCCGGTCAAGTGGACGGCCGAGCGGTCCGAGTCGTTCCTGACCGACGCCCACGGCCGCGACCACGTGACCAGGGCCGAGCTGGCGCTGGACGCCGACGGCAAGTTCCTGGCGATGCGCGTGCACACGGTGGCCAACATGGGCGCGTACCTGTCCACGTTCGCCAGCAGCGTGCCGACCATCCTCTACGCCACGCTGCTGGCCGGCCAGTACGCCACGCCGGCCATCTACGCCGAGGTGCAGGCCGTCTTCACCAACACCGCGCCGGTCGATGCCTACCGCGGCGCGGGCCGCCCCGAGGCCACCTACGTGGTGGAACGGCTGGTGGAAGCCGCCGCGCGCGAGACCGGCACCGACCCGGCCGCGCTGCGCCGCAAGAACTTCATCCGCACCTTCCCGTACGCCACGCCCGTGGGCCTGACCTACGACACCGGCGACTACGAGCCGTGCCTGGCGCGGGCCGAGGAGCTGGCCGACGTGGCCGGCTTTCCCCAGCGGCGCGAGGCGGCCAGACAGCGCGGCAAGCTGCGCGGGCTGGGCTACTCGTGCTACATCGAGGCGTGCGGCCTGGCCCCGTCGAACATCGCCGGCGCGCTCGGCGCCCGGGCCGGGCTGTTCGAAGTGGGCGAGATCCGCGTGCATCCCACCGGCACCGTCACGGTGTTCACGGGGTCGCACAGCCACGGGCAGGGCCACGAGACCACGTTCGCGCAGATCGTGGCGGACCGGCTGGGCATCGGGCTGGACGCCGTGGAGATCGTGCACGGCGATACCGGCCGCGTGCCGTTCGGCATGGGCACCTACGGCTCGCGCTCGCTGGCCGTGGGCGGGTCGGCGATCATGAAGGCGCTGGACAAGATCGAGGCCAAGGCCAAGAAGATCGCGGCCCACCTGCTGGAAGCGTCCGACGCCGACATCGAGTTCCAGGACGGCGTGTTCCGGCTGGCCGGCACCGACCGCACCAAGACCTTCGGCGAGGTGGCGCTGACCGCCTACGTGCCGCACAACTACCCGCTCGACAAGCTGGAGCCGGGCCTGAACGAGAACGCGTTCTACGACCCCACCAACTTCACGTACCCGTCCGGCGCCTACATCTGCGAGGTGGAGGTGGACCCCGACACCGGCGAATCGGAAGTCATCAAGTTCACGGCCGTGGACGACTTCGGCAACGTCATCAACCCGATGATCGTCGAGGGCCAGGTGCACGGCGGGATTGGCCAGGGGCTCGGGCAGGCGATGCTGGAGCAGTGCATCTACGACCCCGACAGCGGCCAGTTGCTGACCGGGTCGTACATGGACTACGCGATGCCGCGCGCGGGCGACCTGCCCGACTTCACGGTGGAAACCTCCAGCGGCACGCCCTGCACGCACAACCCACTGGGCGTGAAGGGCTGCGGCGAGGCCGGCGCCATCGGCTCGCCGCCGGCCTTCATCAACGCGCTGGTCGACGCGCTGGCGCCGCTGGGCGTGCGCGACGTGCAGATGCCCGCCACGCCGCACCGCGTGTGGCAGGCCATCCAGTCCGCGCAGGGTAGCGCGGCATAACCGGGGAAACGACCATGTACGCATTCCAGTACGAACGCGCCACGGACGCCCAGTCCGCCGTGGCCAAGCTCAAGGCCGACGGCGACGCCAAGATCCTGGCCGGGGGGCAGAGCCTGCTGGCCGCGATGAAGCTGCGGCTGGCGGCGCCATCGACGCTGATCGACATCAACCGCATCCCCGGCATGGCCGAGATCCACGTGCAGGGCGACGAACTCGTGATCGGCGCCTGCGCCCGGCACGCCGACGTGGCGGCGCACCCCGACGTGATGCGCCGCATCCCGGCCCTGGCCGCGCTGGCCCACGTGATCGGCGACCGGCAGGTGCGCGCGGTGGGCACGCTGGGCGGATCGCTGGCCAACGACGACCCCGCCGCCGACTATCCGGCCGCCGTGCTGGGGCTGAACGCCACCGTGGTCACGGACCGCCGCAGCATTGCGGCCGACGACTTCTTCAAGGGCCTCTACGAGACCGCGCTGGCGCCCGACGAGCTGATCACGGCCGTGCGCTTTCCCGTACCGGACCAGGCCGGCTACGAGAAGATGCGCAACCCGGCATCGCGCTTCGCCCTGGTCGGCGTGATGGTGGCCCGCACCGGCAACACCGTCCGCGTGGCGGTAACCGGCGCGGCCGACAGCGTGTTCCGCGCCCCGGCGCTGGAACAGGCCCTGTCGGCCAGCTTCACCCCCGCCGCCGCCCGCGCGGTCAGGATGGACCCGTCCGGCCTGAACGGCGACCTCCACGCCTCTCCCGAGTACCGGGCCCACCTGATCCCCGTGCTGGCCGCCCGCGCGGTGGAGCAGGCGCTGAAGGGGTGATGGCGCCTGGGTGCGCCCCTCTCCCGCGCGGGAGGGGGGCCGGGGGCCGAGAGCCCGGCCTGCCAGGCCGCCACCGGCCCGGATCGACCCGGCAGCGTTGTCCCATGTCTCTAGCGGCGTAGCCCATGCTCCCCACCTCCATCGACCAGACCCTCGCCGCGCTGGAAACCCAGCACTATTACGCCGACCGCGAAGCGGCCACGGTGCTGTACCTGGCCCTGCGCATGCAGCGGCCGCTGTTCCTGGAAGGCGAGCCCGGCGTGGGCAAGACCGCGCTGGCGCATGCCATGGCCGGCATCCTGGGCACGCGCCTGCTGCGGCTGCAGTGCTACGAGGGCCTGGACGCGGCCAGCGCGCTGTACGAGTGGGACTACCCGCGCCAGATCATGGCGCTGCGGCTGGCCGAGGCACGCGGCGAGCGGCCCGAGCAGCAGTCGCTCTACCACGACGACTACCTGCTCAAGCGCCCGCTGCTCGAAGCCCTGCTGCCCGACCCCGCCGCGCCCGGCGTGCCGCGCGTGCTGCTGATCGACGAGATCGACCGCGCCGACGAGCCGTTCGAGGCGTTCCTGCTGGAGATCCTGTCCGAATACCAGGTGTCGATTCCGGAGATCGGCGTGATCCAGGCCGAACGGCCGCCGCTGATCGTGATCACGTCCAACCGCACGCGCGAGGTGCACGACGCGCTCAAGCGCCGCTGCCTCTACCAGTGGATGGGCTACCCGGGCCGCGACCGCGAACTGCGCATCGTGGCCGCCCGCGCGCCCGAGGCCGCCGCCGCGTTGCAGCGGCAGGCCGTCGACTTCATCCACCGGCTGCGCGGCATCGACCTGTTCAAGGCGCCCGGCATTGCCGAGGCCATCGACTGGTGCCGCGCGCTGGCCGCGCTGGGCGTGACCGAACTGGACCCGCAGTCGGTGCGCGACACGCTTGGCGTGCTGCTCAAGTACCAGGACGACCTGGCGCGCGCCGACGGCCCGACCATCGCCGAGCTGCTGGCCGGCGCCACCCCGACGGCCTGAGATGACACCCGCCGCCGCACCCGCCCTGCCGATGCTGGCGCGCAACGTCACGCATTTCACGCGGCTGCTGCGCGATGCCGGCTTCGGGCTGTCGCCGGCGCACGCCGTGGATGCGCTGGAGGCGCTGCGCCACGTCGACATCGGCGCCCGGCAGGAAGTACGCGCGGCGCTGGCGGCGCTGATGCTGTCCGGGCCAGACCAGCGGCCGCTGTTCGACGCCGCCTTCGACCTGTTCTGGCGCGACCCCGACTGGGAAGGCAAGCTGCGCGCGATGCTGCTGCCGCGCGTGGATGCCGGCGCGCCGCCGCCCCGGCGCAGCAACCGGCTGGCCGACGCGCTGGCCGCCCGCCAGCCGGCCGCCGCCCGCCCCGACACGCCGATGCGCGAGGAACGCTTTACCGCGCCGCTGACGTTCTCGGCCCAGGAACGGCTGTCGAGCCGCGACTTCGACACGCTCTCGGCCGACGAATGGCGCGCGCTGCAGCACCTGGTCCGCACCCGCCGCGCCCACCTGGCGCTGCAACGCACGCGCCGGCTGCGCGCCGCCACGGCCGGCACCCACGCCGACCTGCGCGCCAGCGCCCGGCTGGCCGTGCGCCAGCATGGCGAATGGCTGCGCTGGAAGCACCGCAGGCAGGTCGCGCGCAAGCCGCCCGTGGTGCTGCTGCTCGACATCTCGGGGTCGATGAGCCAGTACTCGCGCGCGGTGCTGTACTACTGCCACGCGCTGATGCAGTCGCGCGAGCGCATGCACGTGTTCCTGTTCGGCACGCGTCTCACCAACGTCACGCGCCGGCTGCGCGAGCGCGACCCGGACGACGCCGTGACGCTGATCGCCGGGCAGGTGCGGGACTGGGCCGGCGGCACGCGCATCGGCGCTGCGCTGGCCGCGTTCAACCGCCAATGGGCGCGCCGCACGCTGGCCGGGCGCGCCACGGTGCTGCTGGTCAGCGACGGCATCGACCTCGAACACATTGACCTGCTGGCGCAGGAAATGGCCCGGCTGCGGCGCTTTGCGCACCGCATCGTCTGGCTGAACCCGCTGCTGCGCTATGCGGGCTTTGCGCCACAGGCGCGCGGCATCCAGGCCATCCTGCCGTACGTGGACGCGCTGCGCCCCGCGCACAACCTGGACAGCCTGCTGGCGCTGGAAACGCTGCTGGCGGACGACCGCCCGCCCCCGTCTGTCCCACCGGTGAGACAAACCGGCCCTACAGGAGGAAATCCGCGATGGAAATGACCCAGACCCAGCGGCTGCCCGTGCCGCAGCAGGTGGCATGGGAGGCGCTGAACGACACGGCCCTGCTCAAGCAATGTATTCCCGGATGTGAGAGCATCGAGCCCGATGGCGACAACGCCTACCAGCTTGCGCTCACCGCGGCGGTCGGCCCCGTCAAGGCGCGCTTCAAGGGCCGCATGGCGCTGCAGGACATCCAGGCGCCGGACAGCTACACGATCCAGTTCGACGGACAGGGTGGCGCGGCCGGCTTCGGCAAGGGGTCGGCCCGCGTCACGCTGACCCCCGACGGCGACGCGGCCACGCTGCTGGCCTACACGGTGCAGGCGCAGGTGGGCGGCAAGATCGCGCAGATCGGCTCGCGGCTGGTGGACGCCGCCGCGCGCAAGATGGCGGACACGTTCTTCGCGCGCTTCACCGAGGCGGTGACCGGCGGCCCCGCAGAGGCGGGCGATGACGGCGACGGCATGGCGCCGGGCAGTGACAACAACGACAACTCCCAGAGCAATGGGGCCACCGAAGGCGGCGACGCCGACGGTGGCGAGGAACAGGCAGGCAAGCGGAAACGATCATGGACAGCGTGGATCTCGAAGTCCTGAAGAGCAGTGTGAAGTGGCAGCAGGCCGGACACGGCGTGCTGCTGGTGACGGTGGTCAGGACGTGGGGCTCGTCGCCCCGCCCCGAAGGCGCGATGCTGGCGGTGCGCGACGACGGCCTGGTGGTCGGGTCGGTCTCGGGCGGCTGCATCGAGGACGACATCATCTATCGCGTGCACAAGGAGGGCATCCGCGCGGCGGGCCCGGAGGCGATGAAGTACGGCATCAGCGCCGAGGAAGCGCACCGCTTCGGGCTGCCCTGCGGCGGCACGATCGAACTGGTGGCCGAGCCGCTGGGGCCGCAGAGCGGCATTGCCGAACTGCTGGACGCCGTGGAGCAGGGCCGCCTGGTGGCGCGCTCGCTGGACATGGCCACCGGCCGCGCCACGCTGAGCCACGCGCAGGCGGCCGACGGGCTGTCGTTCGACGGCCGCACGCTGATGACCATCCACGGGCCGCGCTACCGCATGCTGGTGATCGGCGCGGGGCAGCTATCGAAGTACCTGTGCCAGATCGCGGTGGGGCTGGGCTTCCAGGTCACCGTCTGCGACCCGCGCGAGGAATACACGGAGACGTGGGACATCCCCGGCGTGACCATGGTCCGCACGATGCCCGACGACACCGTCGAGGCCATGCGGCTGGACGAGCGCTGCGCGGTCATCGCGCTGACGCACGACCCCAAGCTCGACGACCTGGCGCTGATGGAGGCGCTGCGCACGCCGGCGTTCTACGTCGGCGCGCTGGGCTCGCGCCGCAACAACACCGCGCGCCGCGAGCGGCTCAAGGAGTTCGACCTGAGCGAGCAGCAACTGGCCCGGCTGCACGGGCCGGTGGGCATCTACATCGGCAGCCGCACGCCGCCCGAGATCGCCATTTCGATCCTGGCCGAGGTGGTCGCCGCCAAGAACCACGTGTCGCTGCCCGACATCCTCCAGGTGGAAGGCGCCAAGGCCGCGCGCGAGATTGCCGCGGGCGAAGCCGAGTGCCCGATCCTGCCGGGCGGCGCACCCGTGACCGCCAGCCAGCCATGACCAGGCCCGCCCGCGCCCCGCTCACGCAGACCGACCTGCCCACCGGCATCCTGCTGGCCGCCGGCTTCGGCCGCCGCTTCGACCCGGCCGGCCTGCGCAACAAGCTGCTGGAAACGATGGCCGACGGCCGCACCGTGGCATGGCGCAGCGCCCGCACGCTGGCGGCCGGCCTGCCAAACTCGATCGCGGTGGTGCGGCCCGGCCACCCGGAACTGGCGGCCGAACTGAAACGCGGCGGCTGTAGGGTCATCGAATCGGCCGAAGCCGAAGCCGGCATGGGCGCCGCGCTGCGCGCCGGCGTGGCCGCCAGCGCCGACGCCCGCGGCTGGGTGGTCGCGCTGGCCGACATGCCGTGGCTGTCGATGGAACTGGTCCGCGCCGTGGCGCTGACCATCACCTCGCGCGACACCATCGCCGCCCCCTGGCGCGACGGCCGCCGCGGCCATCCGGTCGGCTTCGGTGCCGCATGGCGCGACGAACTGCTGAAACTGGACGGCGACGAAGGCGCCCGCGCGCTGCTGAAATCCCAGCCGGTCACCCGCATCCTCACCGAGGACGACGCCGCATTCCGCGATATCGACGTGCCGGGCGATCTGGTCTGAGAGACAGCGATGCGCCGGCGGCTGGCTCGCCGATGCCACGTGATGGCTAACGCGGCCTGCACCGACCACCGTTTCGCTCCCCTCTCCCGCGTTGCGGGAGAGCGGAGCAAACAAGCGTCGCGCGCAAACGCAGTGCTGGCTGACGCGGCCTGCATGACCGCATCCCGGCTCCCCTCTCCCACGCAGTGGGAGAGGGGTTGGAAGAGGGCGTCGAGCATCTGCTTGCCGACAGGTCGCAATTTGGACCGCCAGCCCTCTCCCCCGGCCCCTCTCCCGCGTTGCGGGAGAGGGGAGCAAACAAGCGTCGGGCGCAAACGTAGTGCTGGCTGACGCGTCCCGCATGACCGCATGCCGGCTCCCCTCTCCCACACAGTGGGAGAGGGGCTGGGGGTGAGGGCGTCGAGCATCTGCTTGCCGACAAGTCGCAATTTGGACCGCCGGCCCTCTCCCCCGGCCCCTCTCCCGCGTTGCGGGAGAGGGGAGCAAACAAGCGTCGGGCGCAAACGCAGTGCTGGCTGACGCGGCCTGCATGACCGCATGCCGGCTCCCCTCTCCCACGCGGTGGGAGAGGGGTTGGGGGTGAGGGCGTCGAGCATCTGCTTGCCGACAAGTCGCAATTTGGACCGCCAGGCCTCTCCCCCAGCCCCTCTCCCGCGTTGCGGGAGAGGGGAGCAAACAAGCGTCGCGCGCAAACGCAGTGCTGGCTGATGCCGCCCGCATGACCGCATGCCGGCTCCCCTCTCCCACGCGGGAGAGGGACGCAAAGCACCAGCCCTCAGCCGCCCTCTGTCTCCATCAGCGCCCGCAGGTATTCGCTGCTCCACCAGTGCACGTCTTGCTGGCGGATACGTTCCAGCAGTTTCTGGTGCCGTGAGCGGCGTTCCGACAGCGGCATGTGCAGCGCCTGCTGGATGGCCTGGGCCGTGGCGCGGGTGTCGTACGGGTTGACCAGCAGCGCCTCTTTCAACTGCTCCGCCGCGCCGGCGAAGCGCGACAGCACCAGCACGCCGGGGTCGTCCGGGTCCTGGGCGGCGATGTATTCCTTGGCGACAAGGTTCATGCCGTCGCGCAGCGGCGTGACCAGCGCCACGGCGCTGGCGCGGCATAGCCCGGGCAGCCGGCGGCGCGATGTCGAGCGGTGGATGTAGCGCACCGGCATCCAGTCCAGCTCGCCGTACTCGCTGTTGATGGCGCCGGTGATGCCTTCCATCTCGCGGCGCAGGTCGGCGTAGGCGTCCACCGATTCGCGCGACGGTGCCGCGATCTGGATCAGCGTGGCGCTGGAGCGGTTCTCCGGATACTCGGACAGCAGCGTCTGGAACGCCTTGAGCCGCTGCGGCAGGCCCTTCGAGTAGTCGAGCCGGTCGATGCCCAGCAGCAGCCGGCGCGTCGAGTACTGGCCGCGCATCATCTCGTAGGTTTCCATCGCTTCGTCGCCACGGCCCAGTTCCGCGAACTCGTCGACGTCGATGCCGATCGGGAACGCCTGCGCGCGCACCGTGCGGTGGAAGGCCCGGAAGCGGTACTCGCCCATCGGCTCCGCGCCGGCCTCGCCCTGCACGTAGCGCGAGAAGTGGTCCAGGTCCGCCTGGCTCTGGAAGCCCAGCAGGTCGTACGCAAACAGCGCGCGCATCAGCCATTCGTGCTGCGGGATGGCCGCCAGGATCAGCGGCGGCGGCAGCGGCACGTGCAGGAAGAAGCCGATGCGCTGCCCGCAGCCGATGGCGCGCAGTTCCGCCGCCAGCGGGATCAGGTGGTAGTCGTGGATCCAGATGACGTCGTCGGGCTTCAGCAGCGGCGCCAGCTTGCGCGCGAACAGCTGGTTCACGCGGCGGTAGGCGTTGAGGTTGCCGCCGGCGTCGAAGTCGGCCAGGTCCACGCGGTAGTGCAGCACGGGCCAGAGCACGCCGTTGCTGTAGCCCAGGTAATACGCGTCGTGGTCCTCGCGGCACAGGTCCACGGTGGCAAGCGTCACGTTGCCGGCCTGCGTCTGATGCAGTTCGCCCTCGCCGGGCGTGCCGCCCTGCGCGGTTTCCAACACCTTGCCACTCCAGCCGAACCAGAGGCCGCCCGTCTTGTTGAGCGCTTCGGAAAGCGCCACTGCGAGCCCGCCCGCCGCGTGGTTGCGCGGGTCCGCGACCCGGTTCGATACTGCTACTAGTCTGCCCATATATCGCTTCTTGTTGTTGCGAATCCTTTCCTCAGATCACGGTGTCCCAGGGTGCCGACAGCCGCATGGCACCGTTGATCAGGCCGACCATCGAATAGGTCTGCGGGAAGTTGCCCCACATCTCTCCGGTGACCGGGTGGGTGTCCTCTGACAGCAGGCCCAGCGGGTTGCGCGCGGCCAGCATGGCCTCGAAGATCTCGCGCGCCTGCTCGCGCCGGCCAATGCGCGCCAGCGCGTCGAT
This sequence is a window from Cupriavidus pauculus. Protein-coding genes within it:
- a CDS encoding XdhC family protein, with protein sequence MDSVDLEVLKSSVKWQQAGHGVLLVTVVRTWGSSPRPEGAMLAVRDDGLVVGSVSGGCIEDDIIYRVHKEGIRAAGPEAMKYGISAEEAHRFGLPCGGTIELVAEPLGPQSGIAELLDAVEQGRLVARSLDMATGRATLSHAQAADGLSFDGRTLMTIHGPRYRMLVIGAGQLSKYLCQIAVGLGFQVTVCDPREEYTETWDIPGVTMVRTMPDDTVEAMRLDERCAVIALTHDPKLDDLALMEALRTPAFYVGALGSRRNNTARRERLKEFDLSEQQLARLHGPVGIYIGSRTPPEIAISILAEVVAAKNHVSLPDILQVEGAKAAREIAAGEAECPILPGGAPVTASQP
- a CDS encoding xanthine dehydrogenase family protein molybdopterin-binding subunit, with amino-acid sequence MNAPEKHPFIGTPVLRKEDYRFLTGNGQYTDDVTLPHQSYGYFLRSPHAHARIRSIDTQAARSAPGVIAVLTGDDMAADKVGGLPCGWLIHSIDGTPMKEPPHPALAHGKVRHVGDQVALVIAESLQQARDASELIDVDYDELPAVVSPANAASAATLVHDDVPANTCYTWGHGDKAATDAAFARAAHVTTLEIVNNRLIPNAIEPRAVNASYTRQDDSYTVYVANQNPHVERLLMGAFVLGLPESRLRIIAPDVGGGFGSKIFLYPEDVALTWASKKVGRPVKWTAERSESFLTDAHGRDHVTRAELALDADGKFLAMRVHTVANMGAYLSTFASSVPTILYATLLAGQYATPAIYAEVQAVFTNTAPVDAYRGAGRPEATYVVERLVEAAARETGTDPAALRRKNFIRTFPYATPVGLTYDTGDYEPCLARAEELADVAGFPQRREAARQRGKLRGLGYSCYIEACGLAPSNIAGALGARAGLFEVGEIRVHPTGTVTVFTGSHSHGQGHETTFAQIVADRLGIGLDAVEIVHGDTGRVPFGMGTYGSRSLAVGGSAIMKALDKIEAKAKKIAAHLLEASDADIEFQDGVFRLAGTDRTKTFGEVALTAYVPHNYPLDKLEPGLNENAFYDPTNFTYPSGAYICEVEVDPDTGESEVIKFTAVDDFGNVINPMIVEGQVHGGIGQGLGQAMLEQCIYDPDSGQLLTGSYMDYAMPRAGDLPDFTVETSSGTPCTHNPLGVKGCGEAGAIGSPPAFINALVDALAPLGVRDVQMPATPHRVWQAIQSAQGSAA
- a CDS encoding YqaA family protein; its protein translation is MEAFLDWLFDTVALPKVGLPAIFVVSLISATLLPLGSEPAVFGYVKLNPDMFWPAVLVATAGNTVGGAIDWWLGYAAKLAVVRFRQHRQHHEHEVEHAEHRPHPRKPHKPKLDKKYSRWMRRHGPPTMLLSWLPAIGDPLCTLAGWLRMPFWPSLFYMAIGKFLRYLVMTASLLWIPDSFWQGAGEAIRQWF
- a CDS encoding FAD binding domain-containing protein; this translates as MYAFQYERATDAQSAVAKLKADGDAKILAGGQSLLAAMKLRLAAPSTLIDINRIPGMAEIHVQGDELVIGACARHADVAAHPDVMRRIPALAALAHVIGDRQVRAVGTLGGSLANDDPAADYPAAVLGLNATVVTDRRSIAADDFFKGLYETALAPDELITAVRFPVPDQAGYEKMRNPASRFALVGVMVARTGNTVRVAVTGAADSVFRAPALEQALSASFTPAAARAVRMDPSGLNGDLHASPEYRAHLIPVLAARAVEQALKG
- a CDS encoding nucleotidyltransferase family protein, translated to MTRPARAPLTQTDLPTGILLAAGFGRRFDPAGLRNKLLETMADGRTVAWRSARTLAAGLPNSIAVVRPGHPELAAELKRGGCRVIESAEAEAGMGAALRAGVAASADARGWVVALADMPWLSMELVRAVALTITSRDTIAAPWRDGRRGHPVGFGAAWRDELLKLDGDEGARALLKSQPVTRILTEDDAAFRDIDVPGDLV
- a CDS encoding (2Fe-2S)-binding protein, which encodes MAIPIRLTVNGKPVDAQVEPNTLLVQFLREQLRLTGTHVGCDTAQCGACTVHLDGQAVKSCNLLAVQVDGATVTTIEGLAPDGQMHPVQQAFRECHGLQCGFCTPGMVMAATSLLQHQPNADAQAIREQLDGNLCRCTGYHNIVRAVQKGQAIMQGQGTPQQSDLAAASAE
- a CDS encoding vWA domain-containing protein, translating into MTPAAAPALPMLARNVTHFTRLLRDAGFGLSPAHAVDALEALRHVDIGARQEVRAALAALMLSGPDQRPLFDAAFDLFWRDPDWEGKLRAMLLPRVDAGAPPPRRSNRLADALAARQPAAARPDTPMREERFTAPLTFSAQERLSSRDFDTLSADEWRALQHLVRTRRAHLALQRTRRLRAATAGTHADLRASARLAVRQHGEWLRWKHRRQVARKPPVVLLLDISGSMSQYSRAVLYYCHALMQSRERMHVFLFGTRLTNVTRRLRERDPDDAVTLIAGQVRDWAGGTRIGAALAAFNRQWARRTLAGRATVLLVSDGIDLEHIDLLAQEMARLRRFAHRIVWLNPLLRYAGFAPQARGIQAILPYVDALRPAHNLDSLLALETLLADDRPPPSVPPVRQTGPTGGNPRWK
- a CDS encoding AAA family ATPase, with the translated sequence MLPTSIDQTLAALETQHYYADREAATVLYLALRMQRPLFLEGEPGVGKTALAHAMAGILGTRLLRLQCYEGLDAASALYEWDYPRQIMALRLAEARGERPEQQSLYHDDYLLKRPLLEALLPDPAAPGVPRVLLIDEIDRADEPFEAFLLEILSEYQVSIPEIGVIQAERPPLIVITSNRTREVHDALKRRCLYQWMGYPGRDRELRIVAARAPEAAAALQRQAVDFIHRLRGIDLFKAPGIAEAIDWCRALAALGVTELDPQSVRDTLGVLLKYQDDLARADGPTIAELLAGATPTA
- a CDS encoding alpha,alpha-trehalose-phosphate synthase (UDP-forming) → MGRLVAVSNRVADPRNHAAGGLAVALSEALNKTGGLWFGWSGKVLETAQGGTPGEGELHQTQAGNVTLATVDLCREDHDAYYLGYSNGVLWPVLHYRVDLADFDAGGNLNAYRRVNQLFARKLAPLLKPDDVIWIHDYHLIPLAAELRAIGCGQRIGFFLHVPLPPPLILAAIPQHEWLMRALFAYDLLGFQSQADLDHFSRYVQGEAGAEPMGEYRFRAFHRTVRAQAFPIGIDVDEFAELGRGDEAMETYEMMRGQYSTRRLLLGIDRLDYSKGLPQRLKAFQTLLSEYPENRSSATLIQIAAPSRESVDAYADLRREMEGITGAINSEYGELDWMPVRYIHRSTSRRRLPGLCRASAVALVTPLRDGMNLVAKEYIAAQDPDDPGVLVLSRFAGAAEQLKEALLVNPYDTRATAQAIQQALHMPLSERRSRHQKLLERIRQQDVHWWSSEYLRALMETEGG
- a CDS encoding CoxG family protein, whose product is MEMTQTQRLPVPQQVAWEALNDTALLKQCIPGCESIEPDGDNAYQLALTAAVGPVKARFKGRMALQDIQAPDSYTIQFDGQGGAAGFGKGSARVTLTPDGDAATLLAYTVQAQVGGKIAQIGSRLVDAAARKMADTFFARFTEAVTGGPAEAGDDGDGMAPGSDNNDNSQSNGATEGGDADGGEEQAGKRKRSWTAWISKS